One window of the Cyanobacteriota bacterium genome contains the following:
- a CDS encoding efflux RND transporter periplasmic adaptor subunit has protein sequence MQLPFVGKVKNPVLVITGLVAVGIIGLGTIGMVAQRRIAAQQDLENLTVAVTRKDLTVQITANGTVVAVRTVNLSPKTAGRVSALLVEQGDRVAQGDLIAKMENADLEAQRAQIMAVLAQAQARLEQLRNGTRSEELAQAEFAVQQAQAQVEQARSRLQLATERSARNRSLYNQGAIARDRLDEVLNEERNAMATLEQAKARVNELDNRLQQLRNGARPEEIAQAEAQVAEAEARLQAINTQIEESYVRAPFSGIITQKYAVEGAFVTPTTAASATSSATSTSIVALASGLEVLANVPEVDIGRIKLGQLVEIRTDAYPDQVFRGKVRLIAPAAVEQQNVTSFQVRISLITGNKELKTGMNTDLVFLGDVLKNVLSVPTVSIVTQDGQTGVYVPTTGRKAKFVPVTIGPSIGTETQILEGLNQGDLVFVDLPKDKRPREERR, from the coding sequence ATGCAACTTCCGTTCGTAGGCAAGGTTAAAAATCCAGTGTTGGTCATCACTGGGTTGGTAGCTGTTGGAATCATAGGGCTGGGGACGATCGGCATGGTTGCCCAGCGCCGTATAGCTGCTCAGCAAGACTTAGAGAATTTGACCGTTGCAGTTACTCGCAAAGACCTGACGGTGCAAATTACTGCAAACGGCACTGTTGTAGCGGTGCGGACGGTGAACCTTAGCCCTAAGACAGCAGGTCGGGTGTCTGCATTGTTGGTAGAGCAGGGTGACCGCGTTGCCCAAGGCGATCTAATAGCGAAGATGGAAAATGCTGACCTAGAGGCGCAGCGTGCCCAAATCATGGCAGTCCTTGCCCAAGCTCAAGCCCGCTTAGAGCAACTGCGAAATGGTACGCGGAGTGAGGAGCTAGCACAGGCTGAATTCGCCGTTCAGCAGGCACAAGCTCAAGTCGAGCAGGCACGATCGCGCTTACAGTTGGCAACAGAGCGGTCAGCTCGCAACCGATCGCTGTATAACCAAGGGGCCATTGCCCGCGATCGTCTAGATGAAGTTTTGAATGAGGAACGGAATGCGATGGCTACTCTTGAGCAAGCAAAGGCTAGGGTGAACGAGCTAGACAATCGGTTACAGCAGTTGCGTAATGGTGCACGCCCAGAAGAGATTGCCCAAGCAGAGGCACAAGTCGCTGAGGCAGAAGCCAGATTGCAGGCCATTAACACCCAGATTGAAGAAAGCTATGTACGCGCCCCCTTCTCTGGCATTATTACCCAGAAATATGCTGTGGAAGGAGCTTTTGTGACCCCAACGACGGCTGCATCGGCTACTTCGTCGGCAACATCGACATCGATCGTAGCCTTAGCTAGTGGACTAGAAGTGCTGGCTAACGTGCCAGAGGTGGATATTGGTCGCATTAAACTGGGGCAACTGGTGGAAATTCGCACAGATGCCTATCCAGACCAAGTCTTTCGCGGTAAAGTACGCCTGATCGCTCCAGCGGCTGTGGAGCAACAGAATGTCACTTCCTTTCAAGTACGAATATCGCTCATTACAGGCAACAAGGAACTGAAAACAGGGATGAACACTGATTTAGTGTTTTTAGGTGACGTATTGAAAAATGTGTTGTCTGTACCGACAGTTTCCATTGTTACTCAAGATGGCCAAACAGGGGTGTATGTGCCAACCACTGGTCGCAAGGCTAAGTTTGTGCCTGTGACGATCGGCCCCTCGATCGGCACTGAAACTCAAATTCTGGAGGGTTTGAACCAGGGTGATCTGGTGTTTGTAGATCTCCCCAAAGACAAACGACCTAGAGAGGAACGCCGATAG